One window of the Zea mays cultivar B73 chromosome 3, Zm-B73-REFERENCE-NAM-5.0, whole genome shotgun sequence genome contains the following:
- the LOC109944951 gene encoding uncharacterized protein, translating into MIIGFCLLWMESKEENVALTIIQRDNTLSIDESLLMSLSHNKPKKSVTTTIVPKDYICTQGDLALIDWIKEIPCEPRVEVVLIDDAFVERKWMECLFQPDAYLGDEVIDCYINLIKAQEHLKCRSGGRVHIENAFQFNFLKRDGDVETKTDELYPSKDMTQISSAERRVLLYLDHDMVFIPINIREMHWYLAVINARNMEIQVLDSLGTSSGRNDLIDTLLVWPLSTKLYRVLDRGRTI; encoded by the exons ATGATTATAGGTTTTTGTCTCCTGTGGATGGAATCTAAAGAGGAAAATGTTGCACTTACAATCATCCAAAGAGATAATACATTATCTATAGATGAATCTCTACTAATGTCCTTGTCTCATAACAAGCCAAAAAAATCGGTGACTACTACAATAGTTCCGAAAG ATTATATTTgcacgcagggtgatcttgcacTCATCGATTGGATTAAAGAAATCCCTTGTGAACCAAGGGTAGAAGTCGTGCTTATTGATGATGCTTTTGTGGAAAGGAAGTGGATGGAATGCCTATTTCAACCGGACGCATATCTAGGTGATGAG GTGATAGACTGttacataaatttaataaaaGCTCAAGAGCATCTAAAATGCCGATCTGGAGGTCGTGTACacatagaaaatgcttttcagtTCAACTTTCTAAAGCGAGACGGTGATGTTGAAACTAAAACAGATGAGTTATATCCAAGTAAAGACATGACACAAATATCTAGCGCTGAAAGAAGAGTTTTACTTTATCTAGACCATGACATG GTGTTTATTCCAATAAATATCCGAGAAATGCACTGGTATCTTGCTGTGATCAATGcaagaaatatggagatacaagTGCTCGACTCACTTGGTACATCATCCGGTCGCAATGACCTCATTGACACT CTCCTCGTGTGGCCTCTTTCTACTAAACTATATCGAGTACTGGACAGGGGACGAACTATCTGA